The following are encoded together in the Gilvimarinus sp. DA14 genome:
- a CDS encoding peptidylprolyl isomerase, whose translation MIISDNCIASFHYTLTDKDGKVLDSSEGREPLAYLHGASNIIPGLEKELAGKQAGDKLQVAVPAAEAYGERNEAMMQELPANMFTGVDKIEVGMEFHAQTENGTQVVSVAAVDGDTVTVDANHPLAGVDLNFDVEITEVREATEEEQQHGHAHGAGGHEH comes from the coding sequence ATGATTATTTCCGACAACTGCATCGCCAGTTTTCACTACACCCTTACCGATAAGGACGGCAAGGTGCTCGACTCTTCTGAAGGTCGCGAGCCTCTGGCGTACCTGCACGGTGCCAGCAATATTATTCCGGGCCTGGAAAAAGAGCTGGCGGGCAAGCAAGCTGGCGACAAACTGCAAGTTGCCGTACCCGCTGCCGAAGCCTATGGTGAGCGCAATGAAGCCATGATGCAGGAGCTGCCTGCGAATATGTTCACCGGCGTGGACAAAATTGAAGTGGGCATGGAATTTCACGCCCAGACCGAAAATGGCACCCAGGTCGTTAGCGTTGCCGCCGTTGATGGCGACACCGTAACTGTGGACGCGAACCACCCGCTGGCTGGCGTTGACCTGAACTTCGATGTAGAGATCACCGAAGTGCGTGAAGCTACCGAAGAAGAACAGCAGCACGGCCACGCCCACGGCGCTGGCGGTCACGAGCACTGA